A stretch of Vigna angularis cultivar LongXiaoDou No.4 chromosome 4, ASM1680809v1, whole genome shotgun sequence DNA encodes these proteins:
- the LOC108331283 gene encoding NAC domain-containing protein 104 — translation MEDARFNLPPGFFFSPTDEELVLHFLYCKTSLIPCHPNIIPDLDSRLHPWELNGKALLSGNQYYFFTKVNENRTTENGCWKEIGVTEPIFSTFDKKVGTKKYLVFHIGEAPHVTETSWVMQEYNICSSGFGTASCRSSRRRKHDQSLSQWVLCRVYEKMRSEGVNCYSDDDESGSELSWLDEVYLSLDDDLDEIGMPN, via the exons ATGGAAGATGCAAGATTCAACCTTCCTCCTGGTTTTTTCTTCTCTCCAACTGATGAAGAACTTGTTCTTCACTTTCTCTATTGCAAGACTTCTCTTATTCCATGTCATCCCAACATCATTCCAGACCTCGATTCTCGCCTTCATCCTTGGGAACTAAATG GTAAGGCTTTGTTAAGTGGGAATCAGTACTATTTCTTTACCAAAGTGAATGAAAACAGAACAACGGAAAATGGGTGTTGGAAGGAAATAGGTGTGACGGAACCtatattttcaacttttgaCAAGAAAGTGGGAACGAAGAAGTACTTGGTATTCCACATTGGTGAAGCTCCACATGTTACTGAAACCAGCTGGGTAATGcaagaatataatatatgttcTTCTGGGTTTGGCACTGCGTCCTGTAGAAGTTCTAGGAGACGAAAACAT GATCAAAGTTTGAGCCAGTGGGTTTTGTGCAGAGTGTACGAGAAGATGAGGTCTGAAGGTGTAAACTGCTATAGCGATGACGATGAGAGTGGATCAGAGCTTTCATGGTTAGATGAAGTTTATCTGTCGTTGGATGATGATCTTGATGAAATTGGCATGCCAAATTAG